Proteins encoded in a region of the Blastococcus sp. Marseille-P5729 genome:
- a CDS encoding DNA polymerase Y family protein, which yields MSTLTLFDDSSLERTPPRVLVMWYPDWPVISAFPGADADDALVVIEKGAVLACSAAARAGGVRRGMRRREAQSRVPSLSWVEHNPDDDARAFEPLLRAIEHISPGVEPIRPGMCATGARGPAGYFGGEEQLIDVLGEYLESLGFPEARFGIADGPFAAIQAARADVVVPPGGSASFLSELPVDRLDLPGLADLLRRTGIRTLAQFASLPANQVSARFGAEGAHAHRLATGLEQRRLAVRTPPPELSVLIDLDPPLDRVDVVAFTMRQHADRFVAQLARHDLVCTALEVRLTDERDAASQRVWRHPRWFTAADVVDRVRWQVQAASPANGAAKLGIDGGGVLLGALSTIELVPRELDRVGEHPDQLYDRGRDDEKVHRAFTRVQSMLDHTAILTPTRSGGRSPREFCTLTPWGESPAPRRDPLAPWPGRLPDPAPSQLLSPPESVIVHGDTGVLTVDDRGFLSEKPTGIRYRDGRREKVTAWAGPWHSDERWWDLAAGRELARIQAVTAKCAYLLVHSSTGWWLEGIYD from the coding sequence ATGAGCACGCTCACGCTGTTCGACGACTCCTCCCTGGAGCGCACCCCGCCCCGGGTACTGGTGATGTGGTACCCGGACTGGCCGGTGATCTCCGCCTTCCCCGGCGCCGATGCCGACGACGCGCTGGTCGTCATCGAGAAGGGAGCGGTGCTCGCCTGCTCGGCAGCCGCTCGGGCGGGCGGCGTACGCCGGGGCATGCGCCGCCGCGAGGCGCAGTCCCGGGTGCCGTCGCTGTCGTGGGTGGAGCACAACCCGGACGACGATGCCCGCGCCTTCGAACCGCTGCTGCGTGCCATCGAGCACATCTCCCCCGGTGTCGAGCCGATCAGGCCGGGCATGTGCGCGACCGGGGCGCGAGGTCCGGCCGGCTACTTCGGCGGGGAGGAGCAGCTGATCGACGTCCTCGGCGAGTATCTCGAGAGCCTGGGCTTTCCCGAGGCCCGCTTCGGGATCGCCGACGGGCCGTTCGCAGCGATCCAGGCAGCTCGCGCGGACGTCGTCGTCCCGCCAGGTGGCTCGGCGAGCTTCCTCTCCGAGCTGCCGGTCGACCGCCTCGATCTCCCCGGCCTGGCCGATCTGCTACGCCGCACGGGGATCCGCACACTGGCCCAGTTCGCCTCCCTGCCTGCGAACCAGGTGTCAGCGCGGTTCGGCGCCGAGGGAGCGCACGCCCACCGTCTCGCCACCGGGCTCGAGCAGCGGCGGCTGGCGGTGCGCACGCCCCCGCCCGAGCTGTCGGTGCTCATCGACCTCGATCCCCCGCTCGATCGCGTTGACGTCGTCGCGTTCACCATGCGTCAGCATGCCGACCGATTCGTCGCCCAGCTGGCCCGTCACGACCTGGTGTGCACCGCCCTCGAGGTGCGGCTGACCGATGAGCGGGATGCCGCATCCCAGCGGGTCTGGCGGCATCCCCGCTGGTTCACCGCAGCCGATGTCGTCGACCGCGTCCGGTGGCAGGTGCAGGCGGCCAGCCCCGCGAACGGCGCAGCCAAGCTCGGCATCGACGGCGGCGGGGTGTTGCTGGGTGCGCTGAGCACCATCGAGCTGGTCCCCCGTGAGCTGGACCGGGTTGGTGAGCATCCCGACCAGCTCTACGATCGGGGTCGCGACGACGAGAAGGTGCACCGTGCCTTCACCCGGGTGCAGAGCATGCTCGACCACACCGCGATCCTCACCCCGACCCGCAGTGGTGGCCGCTCTCCCCGCGAGTTCTGCACCCTCACCCCCTGGGGTGAAAGCCCCGCGCCCCGTCGCGATCCGCTCGCCCCCTGGCCCGGACGGCTCCCCGACCCGGCGCCGTCCCAGCTGCTCTCTCCACCCGAGTCGGTGATCGTGCACGGTGATACCGGCGTCCTCACCGTAGACGACCGTGGCTTTCTCAGCGAGAAACCTACAGGTATTCGTTACCGGGACGGACGCCGCGAGAAGGTCACCGCGTGGGCCGGGCCCTGGCACAGCGACGAGCGCTGGTGGGACCTCGCCGCTGGCCGTGAGCTCGCCCGCATCCAAGCAGTGACCGCGAAGTGCGCCTACCTGCTGGTCCACTCGTCTACCGGATGGTGGCTGGAAGGCATCTATGACTAG
- a CDS encoding error-prone DNA polymerase, with protein MGWNNPPVSWSELERRLSSTVHADGLPVPDGGDSPAWSRHRPSYQAPDEGPRRPDGPVVPYAELHCHSNFSFLDGASHPEELVEEAVRLGLTGLAITDHDGLQGVVRMADAAREYDLPTVFGAELSLELTGPQNGVPDPEGPHLLVLARGTEGYHRLAGVITDAQLAGGEKGKPVYSLEALADRGEGHWVVLTGCRKGLVPRALAGVQGELLGTAGSSNRSDRLSAAMRELDRLQALFGRDNVVVELSTHGHPLDHERNDVLWEIARSTGTQAIATNNVHYATPERRRLAMAVAAVRARRSLDELDGWLPVTGQAHLRSGAEMLRLHAPYAGVVQGAADLAAQLAFPLRSAAPELPHLDVPDGYDLMGWLRELTWRGAREHYGNPENPIHAEAYPRLEKELQVIEDKDFPGYFLIVHDIVQFARRNGILCQGRGSAANSAVCYALGITAVDSVRYGLPFERFLSETRNEEPDIDVDIDSERREEVIQYVYEKYGRRNAAQVANVITYRPRSAVRDMAKALGYSVGQQDAWSKRIDGWHAVRADNAGSEPDDPGQIPEDVLELANDLLKFPRHLGIHSGGMVLTRQPVGEVCPIEHARMENRTVLQWDKDDCASMRLVKFDLLGLGMLSALSYCMDLVEAHLGERWTLATMPKEEKGVYDQICRADTVGLFQIESRAQMATLPRLRPRTFYDLVIEVALIRPGPIQGGAIHPYIRRRRGSEPVTYEHPSLEPVLRRTLGVPLFQEQLMQIAMAVGGCSGADADLLRRAMGSKRGVEKIERLKQKLYDGMAANGVTGALADSIYDKIEAFANFGFAESHSISFALLVYASAWLRLHYPGAFLCSLLQAQPMGFYSPQSLVADARRHGVEVRRPDIQLSDVHAGLEPLDLDCGICPPRRVRAMPTGDPRCVEDPELTEGSMTWEPVGDFDSDAHRRDGRFAVRLGLSSVRGIGTDLAQRIVDARGEGRFESMADVVRRTGLTTAQTEALATSGAFECFDLDRRRALWDAGPASQEHADRLPGSGSPLEAPVLPEMTRGELSMSDLWATGITPDDHPMTHLRTALDARGVVTAAGLAGVPSGTRVHAAGVVTHRQRPATASGVTFMNLEDETGMVNVVIPVPVWNRHLRVARESSALVIRGVVEKNDGAINLVAERLDRLQISISSMAPTSALPSMSRDFR; from the coding sequence ATGGGGTGGAATAACCCGCCGGTCTCGTGGTCGGAGCTGGAGCGGCGACTGTCGTCCACCGTCCACGCCGACGGCCTTCCCGTTCCGGACGGCGGCGACTCCCCTGCCTGGAGCAGACATCGACCGAGCTACCAGGCACCCGACGAAGGACCCCGCCGGCCGGACGGCCCGGTCGTGCCGTACGCCGAGCTGCACTGTCACTCGAACTTCTCCTTTCTCGACGGGGCAAGCCATCCCGAGGAGCTGGTCGAGGAGGCGGTGCGGCTCGGTCTGACCGGGTTGGCGATCACCGACCACGACGGCCTGCAGGGGGTCGTGCGGATGGCGGACGCCGCCCGCGAGTACGACCTCCCCACGGTGTTCGGCGCCGAGCTGTCGCTCGAGCTCACCGGTCCGCAGAACGGCGTCCCGGACCCAGAAGGCCCACACCTGCTCGTGCTGGCCCGCGGCACTGAGGGCTACCACCGGCTCGCCGGAGTGATCACCGACGCCCAGCTCGCCGGCGGCGAGAAGGGCAAGCCGGTGTACTCGCTGGAGGCGCTGGCCGATCGCGGCGAGGGCCACTGGGTGGTGCTGACCGGCTGCCGCAAGGGCCTGGTTCCACGGGCGTTGGCCGGCGTGCAGGGTGAGCTGCTCGGGACGGCCGGCTCCAGCAACCGCAGCGACCGGCTCTCTGCCGCGATGCGCGAGCTGGATCGGCTGCAGGCGCTGTTCGGGCGCGACAACGTCGTCGTCGAGCTCTCCACCCACGGCCATCCCCTCGATCACGAGCGCAACGACGTCCTGTGGGAGATCGCCAGATCCACTGGCACGCAAGCGATCGCGACCAACAACGTGCACTATGCGACGCCCGAGCGGCGACGCCTGGCGATGGCGGTGGCCGCTGTCCGTGCCCGCCGCAGCCTCGACGAGCTCGACGGATGGCTGCCGGTCACCGGCCAGGCACACCTGCGCTCCGGTGCCGAGATGCTGCGACTGCACGCGCCGTACGCCGGGGTCGTGCAGGGCGCCGCCGATCTCGCCGCGCAGCTGGCCTTCCCGCTACGCTCGGCCGCGCCCGAGCTGCCGCATCTCGACGTCCCCGACGGCTACGACCTGATGGGCTGGCTGCGGGAGCTGACCTGGCGCGGAGCGCGCGAGCACTACGGCAACCCCGAGAACCCCATCCACGCCGAGGCCTACCCGCGGCTGGAGAAGGAGCTGCAGGTCATCGAGGACAAGGACTTCCCGGGCTACTTCCTGATCGTGCATGACATCGTGCAGTTCGCCAGACGCAACGGGATCCTCTGCCAGGGTCGCGGCTCAGCGGCGAACTCGGCGGTCTGCTACGCGCTGGGCATCACCGCAGTCGACTCGGTGCGCTACGGGCTGCCGTTCGAGCGGTTCCTCTCCGAGACCCGCAACGAGGAGCCCGACATCGACGTCGACATCGACTCCGAGCGCCGCGAGGAGGTGATCCAGTATGTCTACGAGAAGTACGGGCGCCGCAACGCCGCACAGGTCGCCAACGTGATCACCTACCGGCCGCGGTCCGCCGTCCGCGACATGGCCAAGGCGCTCGGCTACAGCGTCGGCCAGCAGGATGCGTGGTCGAAACGGATCGACGGGTGGCATGCCGTGCGCGCCGACAACGCGGGCAGCGAGCCTGATGACCCGGGCCAAATCCCGGAGGATGTGCTCGAGCTGGCGAACGACCTGCTGAAGTTCCCGCGCCACCTGGGAATCCACTCCGGCGGCATGGTGCTGACCCGGCAACCGGTCGGCGAGGTATGCCCCATCGAGCACGCGCGCATGGAGAACCGCACCGTGCTGCAGTGGGACAAGGACGACTGTGCATCGATGCGGCTGGTGAAGTTTGACCTGCTGGGGCTCGGGATGCTCTCGGCGCTCAGCTACTGCATGGACCTCGTCGAGGCGCACCTCGGTGAGCGGTGGACGCTCGCGACTATGCCCAAGGAGGAGAAGGGGGTCTACGACCAGATCTGCCGGGCCGACACCGTCGGGCTGTTCCAGATCGAGAGCCGCGCCCAGATGGCAACCCTGCCTCGGCTGCGGCCGCGGACCTTCTACGACCTGGTGATCGAGGTGGCGCTGATCCGTCCCGGGCCGATCCAGGGCGGCGCCATCCACCCGTACATCCGGCGCCGTCGCGGGAGCGAGCCGGTCACCTACGAGCATCCGTCGCTCGAGCCGGTGCTGCGCAGAACCCTTGGTGTGCCGCTGTTCCAGGAGCAGCTGATGCAGATCGCGATGGCGGTAGGTGGATGCAGCGGAGCGGACGCCGACCTGCTGCGCCGCGCGATGGGCTCCAAGCGCGGCGTGGAGAAGATCGAGCGGCTCAAGCAGAAGCTGTACGACGGCATGGCGGCCAACGGTGTCACCGGCGCGCTGGCCGACTCGATCTACGACAAGATCGAGGCCTTCGCCAACTTCGGGTTCGCCGAGTCGCACTCGATCTCGTTCGCGTTGCTGGTCTATGCCAGCGCGTGGCTCCGGCTGCACTACCCCGGCGCCTTCCTGTGCTCGCTGCTGCAGGCGCAGCCGATGGGCTTCTACTCGCCGCAGAGCCTGGTCGCGGACGCCCGTCGGCACGGCGTCGAGGTACGACGTCCCGACATCCAGCTGTCCGATGTGCACGCCGGGCTCGAGCCGCTGGATCTCGACTGCGGCATCTGCCCGCCCCGCCGGGTGCGCGCCATGCCGACCGGGGATCCCCGCTGTGTGGAGGATCCCGAGCTCACCGAAGGTTCCATGACGTGGGAGCCAGTCGGCGACTTCGACAGCGATGCGCACCGCCGCGACGGCCGGTTCGCCGTACGGCTCGGCTTGTCGTCGGTGCGCGGCATCGGCACGGATCTCGCCCAGAGGATCGTCGACGCGCGCGGCGAGGGCCGTTTCGAGAGCATGGCCGACGTCGTACGCCGCACCGGGCTGACCACCGCCCAGACCGAGGCGCTGGCGACGTCGGGCGCGTTCGAGTGCTTCGACCTCGATCGGCGCCGCGCGCTGTGGGACGCCGGGCCGGCGTCCCAGGAGCACGCCGACCGGCTGCCGGGCTCGGGTTCTCCGCTGGAGGCTCCCGTGCTGCCCGAGATGACTCGCGGCGAGCTGAGCATGTCGGATCTGTGGGCCACCGGCATCACCCCTGACGATCATCCGATGACGCACCTGCGAACGGCGCTCGACGCGCGCGGCGTGGTGACCGCGGCCGGGCTCGCAGGAGTACCGAGCGGCACCCGGGTGCATGCCGCGGGCGTCGTGACCCACCGGCAACGGCCCGCGACGGCGTCCGGGGTGACTTTCATGAACCTCGAGGACGAGACCGGCATGGTCAACGTCGTCATCCCGGTACCGGTGTGGAACCGGCACCTGCGGGTGGCCCGCGAGTCGTCCGCGCTGGTGATTCGCGGGGTGGTGGAGAAGAACGACGGCGCGATCAACCTCGTGGCGGAGCGGCTCGATCGCTTGCAGATCAGCATCTCCAGCATGGCGCCGACCAGCGCTCTGCCGAGCATGTCCCGCGACTTCCGCTGA
- a CDS encoding triacylglycerol lipase: protein MRATDAAGIVRLLGLGARGVRSVVEQTHLAVQQTVYRGIATATSTRAEPVGRAHDGYVAGIHRLVDAGLLGAEHLARAIVLHRVAGADPLTDSSRAAAVVAVINGLYGDRLHDHEHALAPGMTLRAGQSDVPLTDEGLAAAYPEASGRLVVFVHGLMETETSWSFRATKRHGQAEASYASLLTRDTGRTSLLVRYNTGRAIADNGLALGALLESVVRHWPVPVRDIALIGHSMGGLVMHSALAQRESDADCTDLVSTTVTLGTPYLGAPLERGADALARHAAKVPPARWLAELVTARSEGIKNLGDGLGPHSQLTQDAGHARRHYLVFATVVPGGAGRLRDITGDVIVPTASAAGGYPLPFADDERACVLHLPGHHHMDLLNSPVLYEHLLGWLTNDVHPE from the coding sequence ATGCGCGCTACGGATGCGGCCGGGATCGTCCGGCTGCTCGGTCTCGGGGCGCGTGGCGTACGGTCCGTCGTCGAACAGACCCATCTCGCGGTGCAGCAGACGGTCTATCGCGGCATCGCAACGGCCACCAGCACCCGTGCCGAACCGGTCGGCCGCGCCCACGACGGCTATGTGGCTGGAATCCACCGACTTGTTGACGCGGGTCTGCTGGGCGCCGAGCACCTCGCGCGCGCCATCGTCCTGCACCGCGTCGCCGGTGCTGACCCGCTCACCGACTCGAGCCGCGCTGCCGCCGTCGTGGCCGTCATCAACGGGTTGTACGGCGACCGCCTGCACGACCACGAGCACGCGCTCGCGCCTGGAATGACCCTGCGCGCCGGGCAGTCCGACGTCCCGCTTACTGACGAGGGGCTCGCGGCCGCCTATCCGGAAGCCTCCGGCCGGCTCGTCGTCTTCGTGCACGGGCTGATGGAGACCGAGACCTCGTGGAGCTTCCGCGCCACGAAACGCCACGGGCAGGCCGAAGCCAGCTACGCCTCCCTGCTCACGCGAGACACTGGGCGAACGTCGCTGCTGGTCCGCTACAACACCGGCCGGGCGATCGCCGACAACGGCCTCGCCCTCGGTGCGCTGCTGGAGTCCGTCGTACGGCACTGGCCGGTGCCGGTGCGCGACATCGCGCTCATCGGGCACTCGATGGGCGGGCTGGTCATGCACAGCGCACTCGCGCAGCGCGAATCGGACGCCGACTGCACCGACCTGGTCTCCACGACGGTCACCCTGGGCACGCCCTACCTCGGCGCTCCCCTGGAACGAGGCGCCGACGCGCTCGCCCGTCATGCGGCCAAGGTGCCCCCGGCGCGCTGGCTCGCGGAGCTGGTCACGGCACGCAGCGAGGGCATCAAGAACCTGGGCGACGGGCTCGGACCGCACTCGCAGCTGACGCAGGACGCCGGACACGCCCGCCGTCACTACCTCGTGTTCGCGACCGTCGTCCCGGGCGGTGCCGGCCGGCTGCGCGATATCACCGGTGACGTGATCGTCCCGACCGCCAGCGCCGCCGGCGGCTACCCGCTGCCCTTCGCGGACGACGAACGGGCCTGCGTGCTGCACCTGCCGGGGCACCACCACATGGACCTGCTGAACAGCCCGGTCCTCTACGAGCACCTGCTGGGCTGGCTCACCAACGACGTCCACCCTGAGTAG
- a CDS encoding MaoC/PaaZ C-terminal domain-containing protein has product MSESDHPLTATLEEPSIWFDDIEVGQVFELGSVVAEHDEVLAFAKRYDPQWYHVNEQAAKRSPWGQIIASGWWTGSSMMRLYVDGFLSKIAPDASPGMENVRWHKAVYLGDELRGRITIVDKKDSSRGPHLGTLTISWEVLRGEDIVMSFVGRGWFHKRTPSA; this is encoded by the coding sequence ATGAGCGAATCGGACCATCCCCTCACCGCCACCCTCGAAGAGCCGAGCATCTGGTTCGACGACATCGAGGTCGGCCAGGTATTCGAGCTGGGCTCGGTAGTCGCCGAGCACGACGAGGTGCTCGCCTTCGCCAAGCGCTACGACCCGCAGTGGTACCACGTCAACGAGCAGGCCGCGAAGCGCAGCCCGTGGGGCCAGATCATCGCCTCGGGCTGGTGGACCGGCTCGAGCATGATGCGGCTGTACGTCGACGGCTTTCTGTCGAAGATCGCCCCCGATGCCTCCCCCGGCATGGAGAACGTCCGCTGGCACAAGGCGGTCTACCTCGGCGACGAGCTGCGTGGCCGGATCACGATCGTCGACAAGAAGGACTCCTCGCGGGGCCCGCACCTGGGCACGCTCACGATCAGCTGGGAGGTGCTGCGCGGCGAGGACATCGTCATGAGCTTCGTCGGGCGCGGCTGGTTCCACAAGCGGACGCCGTCCGCCTGA
- the fdhD gene encoding formate dehydrogenase accessory sulfurtransferase FdhD, translating into MSRLTTRRRIERIDLARGTRVAKTDSLAGEEPLEIRVGGQPLTVTMRTPGHDVELVHGFLLSEGVIGSREDLMTARYCDGSVTIEETGVAANTYNVLDVELTTDAALRAAQAVRSFGTTSSCGVCGSASIDDVERQSHFPVAAGKPVVDAQLVTRLPHLLREQQKVFGKTGGLHGAGLFDVESSTLLVREDVGRHNAADKVIGAAVMEGRLPLATGVLVLSGRVSFELVQKAAMAGIGMAGAGAAPSSLAGALGGRLGITVAAFVRGESFNLYTPPDRVV; encoded by the coding sequence ATGAGCAGGCTGACCACCCGGCGCCGGATCGAGCGCATCGACCTCGCGCGCGGCACCCGCGTGGCCAAGACCGACTCGCTCGCCGGCGAGGAGCCGCTCGAGATCAGGGTCGGCGGGCAGCCGCTGACCGTCACGATGCGTACGCCGGGGCACGACGTCGAGCTGGTGCACGGCTTCTTGCTGTCCGAGGGCGTGATCGGCAGCCGCGAGGACCTGATGACCGCGCGCTACTGCGACGGATCGGTGACCATCGAGGAGACCGGGGTCGCGGCCAACACCTACAACGTGCTGGACGTCGAGCTCACGACCGACGCTGCGCTGCGCGCCGCCCAGGCGGTTCGCAGCTTCGGCACCACCAGTTCCTGCGGAGTGTGCGGCTCCGCGAGCATCGACGACGTCGAACGGCAGAGCCACTTTCCCGTCGCCGCGGGAAAGCCGGTCGTCGACGCGCAGCTGGTCACGCGTCTACCGCACCTGCTGCGCGAGCAGCAGAAGGTGTTCGGCAAGACCGGTGGACTGCACGGTGCCGGGCTGTTCGACGTGGAGAGCAGCACGTTGCTGGTCCGCGAGGACGTCGGGCGGCACAATGCGGCCGACAAGGTGATCGGCGCCGCGGTGATGGAGGGCCGGCTGCCGCTGGCGACCGGCGTCCTCGTGCTCAGCGGCCGGGTCTCGTTCGAGCTGGTGCAGAAGGCGGCCATGGCGGGGATCGGGATGGCGGGGGCGGGGGCCGCCCCGTCCTCCCTCGCGGGCGCTCTCGGGGGCCGCCTGGGCATCACCGTCGCTGCGTTCGTCCGCGGCGAGTCGTTCAATCTCTACACCCCCCCGGACCGCGTGGTCTGA